CCTTTGATGAACTTTTTAATGGTAGTTATCTTGTATATTTGACTGTCATTTTCTATAACACCTGCCTTCTCCAATACATCCCATAGACTTTTGAGCATGTTGTCTATGTCTCTTTTGCGCCTGTTTGGAAGTATAAAGGTTACTTGCATGCTTACGGGTTTGTTTATCTTCTCGCCGGTGTACTGCTGCTTTATCTCCCATATAGCTCTCACTTCCCAGTTCTTTACGCGTGGTGGCTTGAACACCTTTCCTCCTTTCTTTCTTAAGTACCTGTTGCTCTTGGGAACAGGCAGGAAAGGTAGAGTCAGCTTTATCATCACTTAAGCATTAGCCTGACACACAATCCAAAGGATGACAGGAGGTTAACGAGGTTTATGACCATGGAAACCCCATGCCAAAAGAGAAAGCGTTCGTAGTCTACCTGTTTTAAGTGGTGTGAGTAGGGTACTATGAAGAAGAGTTCCACAGCGGATGTAAGGAATACGAGCATAGCCAGAAGTAGGGCAACCTTATCCTGTTTGAAAAGTAAAAGGGAGGACACAAGGCCTACAACAAGACCAACCAAGAAGTAAACTGGGAAGATCTTTTCTACTACAGAGCCGGCTTGGTCCTTTGTAAGCACTCTAAAAAGCGTAGGGGCTATGAAGAAGCTAAAAAAGGAACCAAGCCCTAGGTAGAAGGAGTTTATAAAGAGCAGAAAGTTCTTCATACTACTAAGGGTAAGTTATACTTTCTTAGTGTATCAAGGAGAAGCTTTTCATTCTCTGGCTTCATAGGACATAGAGGAAGCCTGAACTCCTTTTCACACATGCCCATAGCCCAGCATGCAGTCTTTACAGGTATAGGGTTCGTCTCTATGAAGAGGACCTTAAACAGGTCGTACAGATAGTAATGCATCTGCATAGCTTTTTTAAAGTCTCCGGCAAGGGCATAGTCTACCATAGCCTTTACTTCCCTTGGCATCACGTTGCTGGCTACTGAGACTACCCCTTTTGCACCCAAGGCCATCATGGGAAGTGTAAGGGAGTCATCACCGGAGAGTATGATAAACTCATCACCCAGCTTTTTCCTGAGCTCGGATATGCGGTCCATGTTGGGGGTGGACTCCTTGGAGCCTATTATGTTAGGGCAATCCTTTACTAGCCTGTAGACGGTATCCACAGATATCTCAACTCCGGTCCTTGAGGGTATGTTGTAGAGGATTATGGGTATGTCTACTTCATCTGCTACGGTTTTAAAGTGTTGGTACAAACCTTCCTGCGTGGGTTTGTTGTAGTAAGGAACTACCAGAAGGCACGCGTCTGCACCTGCCTTTTTAGCGTAATAGGTAAGCTCTAAAGCTTCGTGGGTAGCGTTGGCTCCAGTTCCTGCTATAACTTTTATTCTTCCTTTGGCGTAGGCTACAGCTTCCTGTATAACCCTTTCGTGTTCTTCAAAGGTGAGCGTAGGGGATTCTCCAGAGGTCCCACATACTAGGATGGCATCTGTGCCGTTGTTCACGTGAAAGTCTATAAGCTTTTTAAGGCTTTCGTAATCTACATCACCGTCCTTAAAGGGTGTGATGAGTGCAACTATAGAGCCGTAAAACATAACAAGATTATACCCTATATACATCCTCTATAGCCTTCTTTGTTTCTTGCACTATTTCCTCGTAGCTTTTACCATTTGGTTCTATCTTCCTGAGAAATCTAACCCTTATCTTATAAGGCTTAGGGAAGAAACTACCTATGGGCATAGCCTTAAAGGTACCTTCTATCACTACTGGCACTACTGGTACCGAAAGCTCTTTACTGAGTATGGCGAACCCCTTTTTGAAGGGCAGAAGTCTACCGTCTCTCGTTCTCGCACCCTCGGGGAATATGACAACTGTCTTACCAAGCTTTAAAAGCCAAGCGGTCTTCTGAAGAGACCCTTGAAGGTCCTTCTGTAGGTTAACGGTGATAACGTGCGCAAACCTTGCGAAGAGGGACCTTAAACTTCCTCGAAAGTACTCTTCTTCACCCAGAAAGTAAGTCCTTTTGGCCACATCTTCAGGTAGAGCGCTAAGTAGTACAAAACCGTCCAAATAGCTAGCGTGGTTGGGAGCTAGTATGAAACCGCCACTTGGTAAATTTTCTTCAAAACTCACTTCCAGCCTATTGTACAGCTTGAAAATTACCTTTAGGATCAATCTTCCTATGGATATAAACCTAGGATGGCTTTCCACATGAAAAGGTTTACTTTCCTGTAGTATCTTTCCCCAATCTACACTGCTTGTATCCTTTTTAACAGAGTGGTTCTCTATGTATCTTATAAGGTCTTCAAACCTCATGAGCGTGGAGAGTTCTTCTTCGGTTATCTGAAGTCCGAAAGTGCTGTGTATGAAAGCTAGTAGCTCTACCTTTCCTAAAGAATCAAGCCCTAGGTCTATCTCAAGATGGTCATCGGCGTAAGGTTTTTTCCCTGTTAAGGACTGTATGATACTTGAGAGGGCGTCTACATAAGGCCCCTTCAGTTCTCTTCTTTCTTTCTTCTCTTGGGTACTTTTGTAAATCTCCAGTAGCTTATACCTTTTTAGCTTTCCGAGCCTTGTCTTGGGAAGCTCCTCTTTTATTAACTTGTAGCCCACTACTCTCTTCCATTCGGGTAAACTTCTGTTGAAGGGATCTAAAACCTTCCACTTTATGTACTCTTCTATGTTTACTATACCCAGCTCTTTTAGTTTTTCCTCGTTTACTACTATAAGAGCGTGTAAACTACCGTCTATCTCAAGTATACCTACCTCCTTTATGAGACCCTTTGAGCTTTCTAAAAGACTACTTTCCATTTCCTCTGGGTCTACTTTCTTACCACCTGAGAGGACTATTATCTCTTTTATCCTTCCGGTTATGTATAAGTAGCCTTCTGTATCCATATAACCCAGATCACCCGTCATGAGATATCCTTCCTTAAAGACCTTATGTGTATCTTCTGGCTTGTTGTAGTAACCTACCATTACGTTTGGACCTTTTACCAAGATCTGACCATCTTCATCTATCTTTACGCTCACGCCTTTTATGGGTATGCCTACGGAACCGAGCTTTATCCTATTTGGTGGGTTGAAGGACACTATGGGTGATGTCTCTGTAAGCCCATAACCTTCTATGACTTTAAAGCCAAGCCTTGAGAAGAACTTTGCAGTTTTCAAGGGAAGCTTGGCGCCACCACTTACCATGAACCTCAGTCTACCACCAAAGGCCTTGTGAATGGGGGAGAAGAGTCTTTTCCTTGCAAAGGGTAGGGGGATAGAAAGGTAGTAAAGTGTTCTACCTAATAGGTTTGAGAAGAGCCGTTCCCTTAGTTTTGCTTCAAGCATTTGGTAAAGTCTCGGTACACCCACAAGGACAGTAGGTTTATAGTCTCTCATCGTATTGAGAAGCTCATCCGAACTTAGCTTCTCCAAAAACACCACGCTGGCGCCTATACTTAAGGGAACTAAGATCGTGGTCATAAGGGGATAAGAGTGATGGAAGGGAAGGATGGCTAGTGTTCTGTCTTTACTACCTACCAGGTTAAGCTCCTTTATGGCGTCTATGTTGGAAAGGAGGTTTTTAAAAGAAAGCATAACTCCTTTGGGATTTCCTGTAGTTCCAGAAGTGTAGAGTATCAAAGCTATCTCAGAAAGCTCTCTGTAGATTGCGTGTACGTTAGGTTTGGGTAGTACAAGCCTGTCAAAGTTTATAAGCTCTAAATCCTTTGCAACCCTTCTTATCTTTTCCTCCGTATGGTCTGAGCAGAAGACTACAGCAGGTTTTACCTCCTGGAGTATGTATAACAGATCTTGTTCTTCTATGAGGAAGTCTATGGGTACGGCAGTACCACCTCTGGACCATATGCTGTACAGGGCATAAATCCACTCTGGTCTATTTTCCGATACTATGGCCACAGGTTTTCCAAAGAGTGGCTCAAACAGACTTGCGTAGGAGTTTATGTTATCTACAAGTTCCCTGTAGGATATTTCCTCTCCTTTGTGAATGAGTGCCACGCTTTCGGAGGCTTTTGGTTGTGGAAGTACAAGCCTCCTTTCAGGGTCATACTGCATTTACTCCACCCAGTAGTTGGGTGCTTCCTTGGTTATCTGAACATCGTGCACGTGTGATTCTCTATAACCTGCCCAGGTTATCCTGATAAACTTAGCCTTCTGCTTTAGTTCTTGTATATTCCTTGCACCCACGTACCCCATACCAGACCTCAGACCACCCACAAGCTGGAAGACCACATCCGAAAGCTTACCCTTGTATGGCACTCTACCTTCTATACCCTCTGGGACGAACTTCTCAGCTCCTTCCTGTCCGTACCTGTCAGCTGACTGTCTGCTCATCATAGCACCTAAGGAACCCATACCCCTGTAAACCTTGTACGCCCTTCCTTGGTAGTAGATGGTCTCTCCTGGAGCTTCCTCTGTACCTGCCAAAAGGTTCCCAAGCATGACCGCATCAGCTCCGGCCGCCAAAGCTTTGACGATGTCACCCGAATACCTTATCCCACCGTCTGCTATAACAGGAACTCCGTATTCCTTGGCAACTTCGTAAGCCATCATTATGGCAGTGAGCTGTGGCACGCCTACACCGGCCACTATCCTTGTAGTACATATGGAACCAGGTCCCACACCCACTTTTATAGCATCTGCACCAGCCTCTATTAGAGCCTTAGCTCCTTCCTTTGTAGCTATGTTACCAGCTATAACGTCTACATCGTAGTTGGACTTTATCCACTCCACAGTCTCTAAAACCCTCTTAGAGTGTCCGTGTGCTGTGTCTACTACCAGAACGTCAACGCCCGCAGATACCAAAGCATCCACCCTGTCTTTTGTATCTGGACCTGTTCCTACAGCTGCCCCAACTCTGAGTCTTCCATATTCGTCCTTACAAGCCCTTGGATATTTCCTCTTCTTAATTATGTCCTTTATGGTGATGAGCCCTACAAGTCTACCTTCTTTATCCACTATGGGTAACTTCTCTATCTTGTGTCTTTGGAGTATCTCTGTTGCTTCTTCTAACGTTACCATCTCCCTTGCAACTACTAGGTTTCCCTTGGTCATAAACTCCGATACCTTTCTTTTGTAATCGGATGGTCTTATGAACCTTAGATCCCTGTTTGTCAGAATGCCTACGAGCTTCCCCCCATCTTCTACTACAGGTACTCCAGATATCTTGTAAGTCTCCATTAGTTTAAGGGCATCTTCAACGGTAGTATCTGGCTTTACGGTTACGGGTTTTAGTATCATGCCACTTTCGGACTTTTTGACTCTCTCTACCTCCTTTGCCTGATCCTCTATGCTCATGTTTCTGTGGATTATGCCTATACCACCCTCTCTTGCTAAGGCTATAGCAAGCCGAGATTCTGTAACCGTGTCCATAGCTGCAGAGACTATGGGTATGTTTAGCTTTATCCTTTTTGTAAGGTATGTGCTTACATCCACATCGGTGGGCAGGACCTCAGAGTACTGAGGTACCAAAAGAACGTCATCAAACGTAAGACCTTCCAGTATCTCCATGTATTAATTATATTTCCAACCGTGGCCTATATTTATAACCTATGCCCGTGGTAAACCTAAAGGAGGCTTTTAAAAGAGGTAAAAGGTTTACAGGTAGTTACAGACTTTCACCCAAGGAAGTGGGACTGCCTGCAGACCTTGGGGAGCTAAGAGAACCCGTGGAGGTGTACTTGGAGATATACAAAGAGGACAGGGGCTACAGGGTCTTTATGTCCATCACGGGTAAGGTAGTCCTTGAATGTAGCAGATGCTTGACAGTGTTTGAGAACGACATAGGCAGGGAGCATAACTTTAGGATAGAAAGCTACCCTACCAAAGATGTGATGTACCTGAGTCCCTCTGACTTGGAAGTATCCTTCTACGAGGATGAAGAAAACGTAGACATAGCACAGCTCGTCAGAGAGCAGATTATCTTAAGCATCCCTACAAAACCCCTATGCGACCCTGAGTGTAAAGGAATACATCTTGAAGAAGCTCATGCGGACAATCCCTTTGCAGTCCTCAAGAGGTTTCTACCTTAGGTAAACCCTCTCTATGTAGATAAGGAGTTCTTCTAAGAACATATCAGTTTCTTTTTCATCCTCGAAGCTTATGCTTATCCTTTCAATGCCTCCAGTGTATAGTATGACTGTGTTAGCTCTTTTCTCTGCAGTCCTTATATGGGCGTAGGGTACCACGTACACAGACCTATCGCTCCTGTATATCATGTACCTGCTTTCAAGCACTATACCCTTTTCTGCCAAGATCTCCCTTACACTTTTCAACCCTGCAGCCCCGGTGGAATCTTTATGGGTATGCTTTGTCTCTCTTCAAGGGTCCTGTCTGGAAACAGAGCGTATACACCAAAACAGTACTTACCTACTTCTATTACCCTTCCTACCTTTAGCCCAGCCTCTTCCAACATAAGACCCACTTCCCATTCAGAGTAGACTTCCTCTGGTGGAGGTCCCTTGTCCCTTTCCTCCTTCTTCCAATCTATGATTGCCAGATAGCCGAAGGGTTTTGCAACCCTCTCAAGTTCCTTCAAAAAGGTTATAGGGTCGGAAAGCTCATGGAACACAAAGGTCATGAGTACAAAGTCTACCGAATGCTCAGGCAAGGGTATGCTGTTTTCCTCGGACTTTAGAACCTCTACGTTTTGCAGGCCTAGGCTTTCTACCTTTTTTCTTGCGTAGTCCACAGCTTCTTGTTGAACATCTATAGCATAAACCTTACCCTTTGGTCCAACTATAGAGGATATGTACGGTAAGTAGAAGCCTGCACCTGTACCTACATCAAGCACATGCATACCCTCTCTAAGCCCAAACTCTCTAAAGACCTTCACAGGGTCAAACAGTTCAAGGCGTGCTGGATCGTCTAACTTGCTTAGCTTCTGCGGATCGAACTTATGAGCCATCTTGATACCCTCTTACGTAAATTTTAATGTAAGTCTAGAAGTCTGTATGGCAATCTAAAGGCTTACAAAGAGCTTATAATTTTCCCTATGGACTGCATCTTCTGCAAGATAGTAAGGGGTGAGATACCTTCTAAAAAGGTTTATGAAGATGAGCTTGTATATGCTTTCTACGATATAAACCCTGTGGCACCACAGCATATCCTCATAGTACCCAAGAAGCACATAGTAGGTGTACAACAACTGGAGCAAGAAGACGAATGCTTGGTGGGTCACATGTTCTACGTGGCGCGTAGGATAGCCGAGCAGCTGGGGTTAGCACCTGATGAGAATCTAAACAAAGGCTACAGGCTCGTGTTCAACGTGGGTAAGGATGCAGGTCAGAGTGTCTTTCATCTTCACTTACACCTAATAGGTGGAAGATCCATGGGTTGGCCACCTGGATGATAAGCTTCAGAGATTTTATGCTCCAAAAGGTACAAGAGTATTATGCAAGTCTGCCTTTTGTAGGAAAGGACTTCTACACAGCTCCGGAGTTAGATAAAGCCTTTGGTTATGCCATCGGTGATTTTCTCTCTCAATATCTTCAGTCTTATCCCGTGGTACTTGAGCTTGGTGCTGGTAACGGTACACTTGCGTACGATCTTCTTACCTTCTTTGAAGAGAAAGGCTTAAACGTGGAATACATTATCTACGAGACAAGTACTAGCCTTAAAAAGTTTCAGAGTAAAAGGCTTGAGAGGTTTTTTAATAAAGTCCACTGGGTGGATAGACTCCCTGATACTTTTGAAGGTGTTGTGATCTCAAACGAGTTTTTTGACTGTTTCCCAGTTCGGGTAATCAAAGGTTGGAAGGAGCTCTTTGTGAAAGATGGAGAAGCTTTCTGGAAGGAGATTCAGGATAAGAG
The DNA window shown above is from Thermocrinis minervae and carries:
- a CDS encoding RusA family crossover junction endodeoxyribonuclease; protein product: MIKLTLPFLPVPKSNRYLRKKGGKVFKPPRVKNWEVRAIWEIKQQYTGEKINKPVSMQVTFILPNRRKRDIDNMLKSLWDVLEKAGVIENDSQIYKITTIKKFIKGQQGTHIIIEEYQEDATV
- a CDS encoding DUF4149 domain-containing protein yields the protein MKNFLLFINSFYLGLGSFFSFFIAPTLFRVLTKDQAGSVVEKIFPVYFLVGLVVGLVSSLLLFKQDKVALLLAMLVFLTSAVELFFIVPYSHHLKQVDYERFLFWHGVSMVINLVNLLSSFGLCVRLMLK
- the dapA gene encoding 4-hydroxy-tetrahydrodipicolinate synthase encodes the protein MFYGSIVALITPFKDGDVDYESLKKLIDFHVNNGTDAILVCGTSGESPTLTFEEHERVIQEAVAYAKGRIKVIAGTGANATHEALELTYYAKKAGADACLLVVPYYNKPTQEGLYQHFKTVADEVDIPIILYNIPSRTGVEISVDTVYRLVKDCPNIIGSKESTPNMDRISELRKKLGDEFIILSGDDSLTLPMMALGAKGVVSVASNVMPREVKAMVDYALAGDFKKAMQMHYYLYDLFKVLFIETNPIPVKTACWAMGMCEKEFRLPLCPMKPENEKLLLDTLRKYNLPLVV
- a CDS encoding AMP-binding protein; translated protein: MQYDPERRLVLPQPKASESVALIHKGEEISYRELVDNINSYASLFEPLFGKPVAIVSENRPEWIYALYSIWSRGGTAVPIDFLIEEQDLLYILQEVKPAVVFCSDHTEEKIRRVAKDLELINFDRLVLPKPNVHAIYRELSEIALILYTSGTTGNPKGVMLSFKNLLSNIDAIKELNLVGSKDRTLAILPFHHSYPLMTTILVPLSIGASVVFLEKLSSDELLNTMRDYKPTVLVGVPRLYQMLEAKLRERLFSNLLGRTLYYLSIPLPFARKRLFSPIHKAFGGRLRFMVSGGAKLPLKTAKFFSRLGFKVIEGYGLTETSPIVSFNPPNRIKLGSVGIPIKGVSVKIDEDGQILVKGPNVMVGYYNKPEDTHKVFKEGYLMTGDLGYMDTEGYLYITGRIKEIIVLSGGKKVDPEEMESSLLESSKGLIKEVGILEIDGSLHALIVVNEEKLKELGIVNIEEYIKWKVLDPFNRSLPEWKRVVGYKLIKEELPKTRLGKLKRYKLLEIYKSTQEKKERRELKGPYVDALSSIIQSLTGKKPYADDHLEIDLGLDSLGKVELLAFIHSTFGLQITEEELSTLMRFEDLIRYIENHSVKKDTSSVDWGKILQESKPFHVESHPRFISIGRLILKVIFKLYNRLEVSFEENLPSGGFILAPNHASYLDGFVLLSALPEDVAKRTYFLGEEEYFRGSLRSLFARFAHVITVNLQKDLQGSLQKTAWLLKLGKTVVIFPEGARTRDGRLLPFKKGFAILSKELSVPVVPVVIEGTFKAMPIGSFFPKPYKIRVRFLRKIEPNGKSYEEIVQETKKAIEDVYRV
- the guaB gene encoding IMP dehydrogenase, which codes for MEILEGLTFDDVLLVPQYSEVLPTDVDVSTYLTKRIKLNIPIVSAAMDTVTESRLAIALAREGGIGIIHRNMSIEDQAKEVERVKKSESGMILKPVTVKPDTTVEDALKLMETYKISGVPVVEDGGKLVGILTNRDLRFIRPSDYKRKVSEFMTKGNLVVAREMVTLEEATEILQRHKIEKLPIVDKEGRLVGLITIKDIIKKRKYPRACKDEYGRLRVGAAVGTGPDTKDRVDALVSAGVDVLVVDTAHGHSKRVLETVEWIKSNYDVDVIAGNIATKEGAKALIEAGADAIKVGVGPGSICTTRIVAGVGVPQLTAIMMAYEVAKEYGVPVIADGGIRYSGDIVKALAAGADAVMLGNLLAGTEEAPGETIYYQGRAYKVYRGMGSLGAMMSRQSADRYGQEGAEKFVPEGIEGRVPYKGKLSDVVFQLVGGLRSGMGYVGARNIQELKQKAKFIRITWAGYRESHVHDVQITKEAPNYWVE
- a CDS encoding YceD family protein encodes the protein MPVVNLKEAFKRGKRFTGSYRLSPKEVGLPADLGELREPVEVYLEIYKEDRGYRVFMSITGKVVLECSRCLTVFENDIGREHNFRIESYPTKDVMYLSPSDLEVSFYEDEENVDIAQLVREQIILSIPTKPLCDPECKGIHLEEAHADNPFAVLKRFLP
- a CDS encoding class I SAM-dependent methyltransferase, translating into MAHKFDPQKLSKLDDPARLELFDPVKVFREFGLREGMHVLDVGTGAGFYLPYISSIVGPKGKVYAIDVQQEAVDYARKKVESLGLQNVEVLKSEENSIPLPEHSVDFVLMTFVFHELSDPITFLKELERVAKPFGYLAIIDWKKEERDKGPPPEEVYSEWEVGLMLEEAGLKVGRVIEVGKYCFGVYALFPDRTLEERQSIPIKIPPGLQG
- a CDS encoding histidine triad nucleotide-binding protein, giving the protein MDCIFCKIVRGEIPSKKVYEDELVYAFYDINPVAPQHILIVPKKHIVGVQQLEQEDECLVGHMFYVARRIAEQLGLAPDENLNKGYRLVFNVGKDAGQSVFHLHLHLIGGRSMGWPPG